The DNA segment GGGAAGCCTCCCTGTCCGGCGATCCCGCCACGGCGACGGCCTCGGCCACCGCGCAGGCGAAGCGCTCTCTGACCGCTCAAGACCTGGGGTGCGAGCGCACCACGATCGATGTCGACACCGCCGGCTTCCAAGCACCGCCCGGCCAGTCGGGCGACGTCACTGTGTCGATCACGTGTGTCGTCGACATGGCCGACCTTCTGGCACCCGGTCTGCCCGGTTCGGTGACCGTGGATGCGATCTTCACCAGCCCCGTCGACGCCTACCGCGAACGATGAACCCCCGACAGCGCCTCCGAGGCCAAGACGCCGAGCGCGGGGCGCTTGGCGTCTTCCTCGCCGTCCTTGTCCCCGGCCTGCTGTTGATCATCGGCCTGGCCGTCGACGGTGGCGCCAAGGTGGCCGCCACCCAGCGCGCCGACGCCATCGCCGACGAAGCCGCCCGCGCCGGCGGCCAAGCCCTCGACGTCTCCGCCGCTCTCGCGGGAGATGTCCGGGTCGATCCGGCCGCCGCGGTCGCCGCCGCGCGGGACTACCTCGACCGCAATGGCGTGCACGGCGCGGTGACGGTTGTGGACGGCGACTCCCTGACGGTGACCACGACGATCACCGAGCCGACCAGCTTCCTCGGCCTCATCGGCATTCAGACCATGACCGTGGAGGGCTCCGGGACCGCCGACCTCATCAGCGACCAGGACGTAGGAGCGGAGCCATGACCACTACGCCGCGGGCGCTCGATGTGCTGCGCCGACTGCTCGCATTGCTCGTCCTCGTTGCTGCGGTCGCTGGCGTCCCGTTCGCGCTCTGGGAGCTTGGCGCGGCCTACCTGCCGACAGCGCTTTCCTCATGGGAGCAGGTCACGGACGCGTTGAGTGGGCCGGACAACGGTGGTCTCTTCCTGGGCCTGCTCGTGGTGATCGGCTGGGCCGCGTGGGCGGTGTTCGCCCTGTCGGTGGCCGTCGAGCTCGCCGCCCAGTTGCGCGGTCTCCCACCCCTGCGGCTGCCCGGCTTGGCGGCATCCCAGCAGCTGGCCGGCCTACTCGTTGCCGCCGTCGTCGGCGTCGGGGGCGCGCCTCTGCTCGCCGCCCCGGCGCTCGCCGGACCACCCGTGGTCGCTGAGCAGCCGACCGACGAACCGCCACCGATTCCTTCTTCCGTACCGGATACCGAGCCAGCCGAGCCTGCCGCGAACGGCCCCACGTACACGGTGCAGCCGCGCGACACCCTCGGCCGTATCGCCGCCCGTTCCCTTGGGGACTGGACGCGGTTCGAGGAGATCCTCGAGCTCAACCGCGGCCGACCCCAGCCCGACGGCGCTGTCCTGACCGATCCGGCGCTCGTCCGCCCCGGCTGGATCCTGGTCCTCCCGCCCGACGCCACCCTCGCCGAGGCCG comes from the Modestobacter italicus genome and includes:
- a CDS encoding TadE/TadG family type IV pilus assembly protein, translating into MSVELALLAPALLLLLSFAVVAGRTQVAEGAVAEAARAAAREASLSGDPATATASATAQAKRSLTAQDLGCERTTIDVDTAGFQAPPGQSGDVTVSITCVVDMADLLAPGLPGSVTVDAIFTSPVDAYRER